The Arachis ipaensis cultivar K30076 chromosome B03, Araip1.1, whole genome shotgun sequence region TCAGATTGACGTGTGTTGCACTTTTGGATGTGTCCGCTGATGTATTTGTCCAGATGTCCTTGTCGAGCTAAGCGTTCAAGCAAGTCTTTATCTACAACACACTCGTCAGTGGTGTGCTCGTGCTTTTGGTGAAAAGTACAGTACtttgtgtcttggtaggttcctGTCTTTTGAGGAGGTTTGATGAGCTTTGAATTTAATATTTCTTTGATGATTTCCTCCCTTTTGGTGTTGAACTGGGTATAAAAATCATAACGCGGCGCCAATCGAAAGGATTCCTTACTGTTCTGAGTTTTATCGTCATCTTTATTGTTTTGGTTCTTCTCGAATTTCCATGCATGGTGCAATTCTTCAATTTCCATTTGACATTTAGCCTTCTCTCGAAATTCGGCTAAGGTTTTGGGTTTGGCCACTGTGATGGTTTCTTAAAACTTTCCTGCGGAGTCCACTCTTTATAGCATGTAGGTGTACCTCGGGGTGGAGGTCTGGTATGGTCATTGCCACTTTGGTAAAACGGGTGATATAATTCCTTAAAATTTCGTGCTGTCCTTACTTAATAGTGTTTAAATAGTCAGAGTCATGTAGATAGATAGAAGATGCAGTGAACTGATCTTCGAATTGTTTGGCGAGCTCCTGAAAGCGTGAAATAGAATCTGCAGGCAAAGAAGAAAACCAATCAAGTGTAGGACCATCTAAAAACGAAGAAAAACAATGGCATAAAATAGAATCAGAAGCACCGTTGGCGATCATCATAGATCGGAATTTCTTGATGTGCTTTTTCGGGTCTCCTATGCCATCGTAGGGAGTCAATGTGAGCGCTAAGGTGAAGTTCCTAGGTATCCTGAAATTTATAACGTCGGCCGTGAATGGTCCAATAGCGTTATCCAactcgtcatcatcatcattttgttGATTTCCCTCAGGTCGTTGAGTTTTAGAAATGTGTGTTGGATTAGAATTGTCTTACTCATCCTCTAGTCGCTCATTGTGACTGTCGTTATGCTCAATCTGAGCATTGGTTAGCTCGGCTATTTGATTCGCCATTCATTGATTTTCTTCTGCCATGCACTGATTGGCCTGTTGTAACTCTGTTACCATCCAAAGAAACTCAGATGGTGTGGGAGGAGGTAAGTCAGCCATGATCATGAAAAGGATTTTTGGGACCTATAGAAAGAAGGGTTTTTATTCCGTACCCCATAGTGGGCACCAATTGTTCTTGCTGAAGTTTAGCCAGTGTATAGCTCGTCCGCCAATGAATATCTTCGAGCTTTCCTATCGGGATGAGTTGTTCGTCGGCAGTGAGAGAACaagggggtgggtacctgcaaaaggcactccgaCACTCAAATAAGTAAGTGAGTAATAAACTTTGCAGAATGCAATGAATTCAACGAatcttctttccattttttttatatctGAAAATGAGAAGTAACAGTTATATCTccgaataaaaatattttaagcgGAGAGTAATAGCATATCTAACGTTTTGGTACGGTTATTGACAGCCGATTTATAAGTTTATGGCCGAATTATAACTTATAACCGATGTATAACGGTCGTATCACAGCCCCAAAACTTGACCTGGTGATATTTTGATGAAATAAGTTGAGCTTTTATTAAGTTATAACTCGGCCTTTGTTAACGGTATGGAGCCCCAGTTCAACatattttatcaaataaaaaTGAATGANNNNNNNNNNNNNNNNNNNNNNNNNNNNNNNNNNNNNNNNNNNNNNNNNNNNNNNNNNNNNNNNNNNNNNNNNNNNNNNNNNNNNNNNNNNNNNNNNNNNNNNNNNNNNNNNNNNNNNNNNNNNNNNNNNNNNNNNNNNNNNNNNNNNNNNNNNNNNNNNNNNNNNNNNNNNNNNNNNNNNNNNNNNNNNNNNNNNNNNNNNNNNNNNNNNNNNNNNNNNNNNNNNNNNNNNNNNNNNNNNNNNNNNNNNNNNNNNNNNNNNNNNNNNNNNNNNNNNNNNNNNNNNNNNNNNNNNNNNNNNNNNNNNNNNACGATTCCGCTAAATAGACAACAGAGAATCTGAACAACATGAATAAAGGGCTGAAAATTTGgcccaataaaatttaaaaaaaaaatactccacCCAAATTACCCAACCAAAAAATTTCATTCagtaattcaaaaatttaatcaTCCGTATACCTAGTAAATTGAACGTCCAACATATTTTAATTGTATCTAACTAAATCCATTCCAATCAAATAACCATCcacataagaattaaaataacaatccgctacctactaaaatgaccattcaactaagaattaaaataatcatccgcatacctactaaaataacctatcactacaagaaaaagcataTTTTTCGACGAAAAAAATTGACGATTATCTCTCCCGTCAATATTTTATGACAGCTTGTtgttgatatttaaaaaaaagagataattaaaaataaaacaataaaatccATAGCCCGACCGTCCATTTTTTTATGATACTTTAACTCTTTCTTGTTATCATCACATTGTGGACGAAGCAGgagaaaatacttttattttaaaatcaacaaATATgacgtctattttattatttaaattatcgaCAATATTTATCGTCAATAATTTTAAACGGTCTAGATTgttttctaaaattaaataagTGGTGTtgatttaatatataaaaaataaacgcttagaattttacttttttttaaattaaaatcaacGAATTTGCCCGATTTTTATTACTAAAACAAAGTCGCGCGTCCACTTCCTGCTCCAAAGTTCAGAAACACCATTTCATCACTAACCTCAAATTCACGCCATTTTCACCGCTAACACCACGTCCACTTCCCCCAAATTCTCCATTTCATAACTAACCTCCAAATTCATACCATTTTCAATCGTCATTCTCTGCTGCCGTCGTCGCTCCGTCACGGTTTCGCCGCCGTCGCTCCTCTTGCTCACGCCATCGTCGCGCTCTGTTGCCGCCGTGCTGCTGTCGCTCTCCATGTTCGCGCCACTGTCGCTCCTCTTGCTTGTGCCGCCGTCGTTCCGCTGCTGCCGTGCCGTCGTCGCTCCTCCTACTTTGGTCCTTCTCCGCTCTCTCTCAATCGAGCTCACAAGAACCAAGTATCTTTTTCTGTTACTGTTACTGAACCTTTTTCAAAGCCAACTTCAACCATCGTGCATTACTATTTCTTTGGATAAGGAATGGAATTCATAGTTTCATAATTTATTGTAATGAATCAGGAGGTTTTGTCCTGGTTAATCTTCTTGCTGAGACTTTAAATTGAAATGACTATGGTGTTTTGAATTGTAGAACCTGAATCAATTGGTAAATCAGGTAGGTGatgatatttttctcttttgactCTCCAACTAAGGAGTAGCAAGCATAGCTAGATACACATATTTATGAAATTTGAGGAGTAGAGAGGTTTAGCTTGGTTCTTCACTTGATGTTGTTTATGTGGTGAACGATGATATTGTGTTTTTTCTTAGTTCATGGATAGAGATTAGCTCTGATTTGTTCTACTGAACCTTATTGCAGAACTGATGCAAAAGTAATAGGATGAGATATAGATAATCCTTATATAAATGCCTTTTGTGTTTTGACGTTACTGCACACACCTAATAATGAACTTGAAGATACTAATAGTGAGTAGTTAATGCCTTAATCCAGCAGAATTCCTCATTCACTTTTGTCATAATGTGCACACGTTAGAACACTTGATTCTGTGTAGCTTTAGGAAGCtcttttagaaattattttagtaGGTAAGCCTTTTAAATTTGTGTTGGATAACATTGGCAACTAGAACTACAAATACAATTGGTAGCAAACTTAGCAGCATGAAGATAGAAACCCAGATAAGATCTAGTACCACATGCATAGAGCAAGTTATAATTTGTGTGAGAGCATATGTTTATTATTTGTGTTCGAGACATGAAAGttaaaaaatatgtatatatactttGTCCAAATATTAACTTAAATAAGCATTTGGGCATTCATACGAACTCCTTTCTACACATTGTAGATAAATAAAAACTTGGACGACAAATGAACTCCTTTCTCTGTAGCAGTgtattttcttgctctctttgATTTTACCTATGTTTATAAACAGGTTGGAAATAATTTTGGTTGGCGTTGTGCTTTTTGGGTGGAGGTTGCTTTAATGCTTCCATTTGCTATATAGGGGTTTACTTTGAAACCTTTGCAAATGAAAGGTGCATGTTTGTCTTGCATTGATATTATGTCATTTTGTAATGTAATTAACATCTCTAAAATTCTGAACTCTACTTGTTGATACAGGTATGGCTCCAGGTGGTTCAACAAAGGTGCTAGCCGCTGACACAGTTGTGCCAGGAGTTCAAGGTACCATTATGTTTTAGAGTAGTGCTATCTGAGACAACATTAATGCATTTTCTAATAATATATTTCAGTTCATATAGTACCATTCCTCTAACTTAAGATTAAAACAAAGTTCTGCCCACAGAGCAAACCTAGTAGAAGTGGTACAcaccaattattttttaataaaaatttaggTTTCTGTTCTCTTGGCTTGCTTCAATTTTCCATAAACCATTTCATTCATGTGATGGATAGACGTGGAGGCTTCAAATAGCAAAGATGAGTCGGTGTCCTCGAGTGCAGAGGTTGGAGATAAAATCTCACATGAACCTTCCAAGTGAGAACAACACACTTATTCTCCATTTATAAAGTTGTTTCTTTAATGTAAATAAATGATTAATTGGCTCCTATAGTGATCATTGATTATGTATTTCAAATTACAATTGATTGATTCTTATCTTATTTCAGGTCAAAATCTGGAACCCCCGCAATATCAGATCAGTTCTCACAAATTTTTCAAGATATGAAAGAACTTTTGCTTGATAAGATTTTTGTCGTCACTATTCTAGGTATTTGTTCTTCTTACTGGTTTACTTATGCATCAACTTATTTCCTTAACTTTAATTAGTATTGTTGTTAAGTTCATGGCAGAAGCTGCAATATAACCACCTTACTCACTTATGACCTTAGCACCATCATCTCAAACTATACAGCTTCTAAGTTTATGAGTTATTGTTTTGTACGTGTTGTCTCTTCATTCAGTTTTATTACTTGAATATTTGCAGGTTACATAGCATACAACTTTGTTATAGGTGCTTACTCATATTGGGCCCGAAAGCTGGTTATAGCATATATCATATCGTGAGACTTCGTTTGTCTAATGACCACATGTACGTTTATGATTTTATTTACGCGGTTGCTTCTTTCTACAATTCTACTATGAATTTTAACTTGCATAAATAAGATATAGATTGTGTTATTTTAAGATAATACACCGCTTAAACCATAATATTATTTGTATAATTATTGTTAAACCAAGGACATACATTTTACCTTGGCAGACTAATGCAGATATGATGTTTGGAGGAATCACAGTTGTATCTTGTATGTGGAATATTGGGCACATTAGCAGGAGGCATTGCTCTTGATTTCATGACTAACTCCCTATCAAATGCATTTAAGGTTGATGAGATTTTGCCACTTCTTCATACCTGTTTGCGGCTTGCCCTTCATACCAGAGTTCCACTTTTATATTTAAATGTTTGCAGCTTCATACCAGGGTTGGAAGAGAACGGTGAGGGGGGCGACGATGTCAAGAGCTTTGAGGTGACGACGATGACAGTTGCGGGAGAGATTAACGTCGGTGAGGGGGTGCAAAACGGAGTCACTAACAGAGTTGGAGGAAAACTTGGTGCGGCGGTGAGGGAGCAACAGTGTCAAGAGCTTTGCGGCGACGACAATGACGGTTGCGGGAGAGATCGACGCCGTCGAGGGAGTGGTGGGGTGCAAAACGTACAATATATGAATGTGTAATAACCGTATGTAGTGGTTTAGCGTTTAGgtgctaatcctaattttttcaaattttaaaatttgatattaattgtttaattaattaagaatctgaattttaatttcaaatttatcTTCCCTTTTTAAACCATTGTTTACTATATACATTGTTTTCTTATACTTTTCCAATGTAAAATCACGAATCATTTTTTTCACTCCTCACTCACTCAAACAACctccctcttctttctttcttcttccctggataactctttcttcttccctggataactctttcttcttcttcaaatggGTTTCACGAAACCCTCAGCATACACAACCGTAAACCCAAAACACAGATATAAAGACCGCCCTCATCCCCCTCAACTACACGTGTCGGACATGCAAAGAGGGGTGCTGCAAAATATAACTTGCGTTTGGGAATGACCAGGCCACTTGCAAAATGCAGGTAGCGTTTGGTGTTGGGTATATGAAGATGgtaagatgacaaaatcttatatttatgtagtggtttcaaggcacgattagatcgctttctttagagagatatttgtccccacacttagttgctatagggttaATGACAATAATCTCCCAagatacaatgaaacctaagaatttcttaattagcaatagtaagaaattctcaactctcttgaacaaaaAAAATCTCTTAATGGTTGAGTAATTTGTACACTTAGTACGTCATATCTGAAATAGTGAacaaggacttatttatacatattgcacatagcaattatgattagttacgtatacaaatggttgtatcttttctattgccaatagatacaatgttttgaacatacacaactCTTAAAGAGTTGTGTCCCTTTAGCCAGTAGACACaatattttgaacatacacaatccttaaaaggttgtgtcccttcaaccaaatggtactaaacggttagtaaccgtttattaatattaataatattaataataatatcaataatattaataatattaattaatcaaatttgtaaatacgCTTCAATCCCCcactatttacaaaatttaaatatcatacaagtatatgcataaagaatgtgtcactaagattaaacattcttttagtgtaaattttaaagttctaacgaagtaataggtgtctaatcgattaaacctatactccatatgctagtaccaaaaatcacacacattacttataccctccaagttcaagagtttacaattttaagcacttatatggccttgtgctcatcctggtttcatgaatatttacgagaataaaacctctaaaattctcgattagagcggcaccactcttatattcatataggtggaatctttttatagataatattatcattccattaagagtttaaactcaccctcctaatttattgtaaatagcactaaatcctataccttagtgctccaattgctaaataacttgttattacccattaaaccttgaaactagtggtctactagaataaggttgggttcccatcatttagcaataataggttttaatcccattttagcagtagtttctttgattttatccctTGACAAACCTTTAGTCAAAGGATCTGCTAAATTTCCTTGAGATCTTATATAAGTAATGGTAATTACACCATCATCTATTAGTTGCCTCACAAACTCATGTCTCAAACTTATATGTCTAGACTTTCCATTATAAAACTTGTTATATGCTCGAGACATGGTTGATTCACTATCACAGAAGATTGAAATGGCTGTCGTCTGCTGTGGCCACAACTTTATATCATATAACAAATTTCTTAAACATTCCGCTTCTTTACCTGCGGCTGATAAAGCTACAAACTCAGCCTCCATAGTAGAATGTGTAATACATGTTTGTTTCTTTGAGGCCCAACTTATTGCTCCACCACCTATGGTGAAAATCCATCCTGAAGTAGATTTGTTATCACTAAGATTTGTAATCCAACTTGCATCGGAATAACCTTCTAAAACTGCGGGATAATCACTATAATGTAATCNNNNNNNNNNNNNNNNNNNNNNNNNNNNNNNNNNNNNNNNNNNNNNNNNNNNNNNNNNNNNNNNNNNNNNNNNNNNNNNNNNNNNNNNNNNNNNNNNNNNNNNNNNNNNNNNNNNNNNNNNNNNNNNNNNNNNNNNNNNNNCCTATAGCACTAGCATATTCTAATTGTGCTATAGGTCTTCCCATGTTTCCTTCTAATTTAAGATTAGGATCATACGGCGTATTGGATTCTTTAATTGTGAGATGATCAAACTTCATTCTTATGCACCTTTATgcctaatattgtatcaacttcATTCAAATCCTTCATCTTGAATTTAGAAGTTAGATACTCTTTCGTTATacgaattccttctaaatttgtttcgatgattaacatatcatcaacatataaacaaataattactccataatctttagtaaattttgagtaaatacatTTATCCGCACTATTATGTGAGAAGCCATTCGATAACACCACTGAATCaaacttctcatgccattgtttaggcgcttgttttagcccatacaaagacttaattaatttgcaaactttcttttcatttccGGGTAGCACATAGCCTTCCAGTTGCTCCACATAAATTTCTTCATTAAGATCTCCATTTAAAAAAGCCGTTTTAACATCTATTTGATGTATATGAAGCTTATGTATGGATGCTAATGCTATAAGAGCCCTAATAGAAGTCATTCTTGCCACAGGTGCGTAGGTATCAAAATAGTCTAGACCTTCTTGTTGTCTAAACCCCTTGGCCACTAACCTTGCTTTAAAGGTTTGTAATGAACCATCAGTGTTGTACTTTCTTCTAAATACCCACTTACATCCTATAGGCTTTGATCCTGGAGGCAAATCAACCAAGACCCAAGTATTGTTAGATAATATTGAGTCCATTTCATCGTTTATTACTTCTTTCCAAAAAGCAGAATCCCTTGAAGCCATAGCCTCTTTGAACATTTGAGGATCACCCTCTATGTTCATCACAATAGAAATCTTGTTTGTTACAGAATTCCTAGTTCCTTCTACCAAAAAGGTGATAgcctgagaagaaataaaatctggacccaagtccttttcttttcttactctcaAACTCTTCCTTGGTTCAATCAACTCTTTGTCGTTTAGacgtttattattttgattatttatttcttaTGAAATATTAGTATCATTTTGGAGATACTCTGAATTAGAagttgaatcattgataaatttattttcaataaattctacTTCTCTTGATTCAACAACTACATTAGACACTAAGTCTAATATTCTATATGCTTTAGAATTTTGAGCATATCCTATAAAAGCATTTCAAAAGCTTCATCTTTATTTCTAAGCAAATACACATAAGTAAATCTAGAACAATCATCAATGAAGGTTATAAAGTATCTTTTTTATCCTCTTGTAATATTGTCATTTAGTTCACAAATATCACTATGAATCAATTCTAATAAATGTGTATTTCTTTCAACCTTAGGAAAAGGTTTCTTAGTAATTTTAGATTGTATGCAAATATCACATTTCTTATTAAAATCCTTGTTACTAAGATCAATATAGTCATTCTTTTGCATATATTCAATTGATTTGTAATTTAAGTGTGCTAATCTACTATGCCATAAATCACAAGAATCAACAACATACAAGGAAACATTCACTTTATTAATACTAAGTTTAAACATGCCTTCAGTACAATATCCTTTTCCTATGAATACATCATGCTTAAGCAGGATCACTTTATCGGATTCCATTACAACTTTGAATCCTTTCTTACACAAGAGACTAACAGAAACTAAATTTTTTCTCAAATCTGGAACATGAAGTAcatttattaaacttaatttcTTTTCAGATGTAAAATTTAATTCCACACTTCCTTGACCACAAACTTTGGCTGAGTTATCATTGCCCATCAATTCTTCTTATTGATGTTATTTTCATCAATATGATTCACTTTAGAACTTTGAGAAAGATACACAGCATCACGTTTTCGAGTTTCTTCCTCTATACGTATATGCCTTAGTAATTTCTCAATTGTGAAGTCCTCACCAAGATGTAAAAGTTTCTTCCTATAACCATTCCAAGATGAAGgcaattttgaaataattgctCCAACTTGTAATGATTCAGGCATCACCACTTGTAGATCACGAAGTCTACTTACAAGGATttgtaattcatgaatttgatccaTGACAGAcatagtatcattcataataaattcaaaatatttcatcATGATAAACTTATCTGTTCCTTGTCATTCGGTATTGTACTTTTCTTCCAAAAACTTCCAAATCTCTAATGgtgattgaattgacatgtagAGATCATAGAGTCGGTCGGATAAAGTGTTGAGGATATGACCTCGACATGCGAAAGT contains the following coding sequences:
- the LOC110270297 gene encoding probable sphingolipid transporter spinster homolog 3 isoform X1; protein product: MKGMAPGGSTKVLAADTVVPGVQDVEASNSKDESVSSSAEVGDKISHEPSKSKSGTPAISDQFSQIFQDMKELLLDKIFVVTILGYIAYNFVIGAYSYWARKLVIAYIIS
- the LOC110270297 gene encoding probable sphingolipid transporter spinster homolog 3 isoform X2, which encodes MAPGGSTKVLAADTVVPGVQDVEASNSKDESVSSSAEVGDKISHEPSKSKSGTPAISDQFSQIFQDMKELLLDKIFVVTILGYIAYNFVIGAYSYWARKLVIAYIIS